The following coding sequences are from one Paenibacillus sp. FSL R5-0912 window:
- a CDS encoding NADP-dependent oxidoreductase, whose protein sequence is MKAMGITGFGIPESFEEYELAVPAIKETQVLVEVYASSINPGDNHLRSGELLLSPVGGQFSIQFPFFLGGDVAGVVRGVGTGVQHFKAGDRVMGMVRGGSYMDQVAADEDTLTMIPDNVSFEEAAAAPTVALTAWQALFEHGKLQPGQRILIHGGAGGVGHAAIQLARHYGAYVIATAREHNHGFVLGLGADEVIDYYSQPDFVTRLSAPVDMVLDTAMLGKKELETGLPGEFGDYSYDILKDGGKYISITSFGIGTYPGVRNIDSLFFRARPNRDDLNVISTHMQEGKLNIHVDHRYPFTTQGLFEAYRTSEKQPRRGKIVISKEI, encoded by the coding sequence ATGAAAGCAATGGGTATAACCGGCTTTGGAATCCCTGAGTCTTTTGAAGAGTATGAACTAGCTGTTCCTGCAATTAAAGAGACACAAGTACTGGTGGAGGTGTATGCCTCCTCAATTAACCCTGGAGATAATCATTTACGTTCGGGTGAGCTATTACTGAGCCCGGTAGGCGGGCAATTTTCCATTCAATTCCCGTTTTTTCTTGGAGGTGATGTTGCCGGTGTTGTAAGAGGTGTGGGTACGGGGGTACAGCACTTTAAAGCAGGTGACCGCGTTATGGGGATGGTCCGTGGAGGCTCTTATATGGATCAAGTGGCTGCCGATGAGGATACCTTAACGATGATACCGGACAATGTATCCTTCGAAGAAGCCGCTGCTGCGCCTACGGTAGCCTTGACGGCCTGGCAGGCACTTTTTGAGCATGGTAAGCTTCAGCCAGGTCAGCGTATTCTCATTCATGGGGGTGCCGGTGGTGTTGGACATGCGGCCATTCAATTAGCCAGACATTATGGTGCTTATGTAATTGCAACTGCAAGAGAGCATAATCATGGCTTTGTCCTGGGTTTAGGCGCAGATGAAGTCATTGACTATTATTCACAACCGGATTTCGTGACAAGGTTATCCGCACCTGTAGATATGGTTCTTGATACAGCTATGCTAGGGAAAAAAGAATTAGAAACTGGACTTCCAGGCGAGTTCGGGGATTATAGCTATGACATATTAAAGGATGGCGGGAAATATATTTCCATAACCTCTTTCGGTATTGGAACCTATCCAGGCGTTCGCAATATTGACTCGCTATTTTTCCGTGCCCGTCCAAACCGGGATGATCTTAATGTAATTTCCACTCACATGCAGGAGGGGAAGCTCAACATTCATGTAGATCATAGGTATCCATTTACCACTCAAGGTTTATTTGAAGCGTACCGCACAAGCGAGAAACAACCCAGACGGGGAAAAATTGTGATTTCAAAAGAAATATAA
- a CDS encoding TetR/AcrR family transcriptional regulator has product MDRRIQKSKQAIMDAFLALMSETDIENITVNKIAELANVNRGTVYLHFLDKYDLLDHCLEEQINRLIDKCAPDSEVTGKFTSKSTLLRVFEYLEQNSGLYSKMLRNRGVPAFRNRLLVVVRESLSRQFDLIAAGPNFNKEITVQFLASAVISSFEWWISNSLPYPASVMAEQIWALLDRTMISLPLSNQNSGSVI; this is encoded by the coding sequence ATGGATAGACGTATACAGAAATCCAAACAGGCTATTATGGATGCTTTTTTAGCATTAATGTCGGAAACAGATATTGAAAATATCACTGTAAATAAAATTGCTGAGCTGGCCAATGTTAACCGTGGAACGGTTTATTTACATTTTCTAGATAAATATGATCTGCTTGATCATTGTTTGGAAGAACAAATTAACCGCTTAATCGACAAATGCGCGCCTGACAGTGAGGTTACCGGTAAATTCACTTCGAAATCCACATTGCTTCGGGTTTTTGAATATTTGGAACAGAATTCCGGGTTGTATTCTAAGATGCTGAGAAACCGGGGAGTACCTGCTTTTAGAAATCGTTTGCTTGTCGTTGTCCGGGAAAGTCTTAGCAGACAATTCGATTTAATCGCTGCCGGGCCAAATTTCAACAAGGAAATAACCGTACAGTTTCTAGCATCTGCGGTAATAAGCTCTTTCGAATGGTGGATTAGCAATTCTTTGCCTTATCCAGCTTCAGTGATGGCTGAACAGATATGGGCATTATTAGACCGGACGATGATTAGTTTGCCCCTGTCTAACCAAAATTCCGGATCTGTGATATAA
- a CDS encoding MaoC family dehydratase, producing the protein MRFHEFYIGQVFRTKSLTLSKEDITRFAGEFDPQYMHLDEEKAAQGRFNGIIASGIQTLAVSFKLWVETGSYGDEVIAGTAMNNIKFMRPVYPGDELYTMVEVTGVEEKRNGTGLVTVLLSTFTSSDDQVFEGELSVLVKQ; encoded by the coding sequence ATGCGGTTTCATGAATTTTATATCGGTCAAGTGTTTAGAACCAAATCTCTAACCTTATCGAAAGAGGATATCACCAGATTTGCCGGCGAATTTGATCCGCAGTATATGCATCTGGATGAAGAGAAGGCAGCGCAAGGCCGATTCAACGGAATCATTGCTTCAGGAATTCAGACCCTGGCTGTGTCGTTTAAGCTGTGGGTGGAGACAGGCAGTTATGGGGATGAGGTTATTGCCGGAACTGCGATGAACAACATTAAATTCATGCGCCCCGTCTATCCGGGTGATGAATTGTATACCATGGTTGAAGTGACCGGGGTAGAAGAGAAGCGGAATGGAACAGGCCTGGTTACGGTGTTATTATCAACGTTCACCAGCTCAGACGATCAGGTTTTTGAGGGCGAGTTGTCTGTGCTGGTGAAACAGTGA
- a CDS encoding epoxide hydrolase family protein yields MPIERFQIHVSDEILEDLKYRLDHVRWPDPLEGSDWERGSDQSYLRSLVTYWREQFDWRAREAELNRLSHFRCNVDGIDVHFVHERGKGPNPQPIILTHGWPDSFVRYEKIIPMLTDPERYGGNPEDSFDVIVPSVPGFGFSNGLKRAGVNNAYVAELWARLMTEHLGYPKFAAAGGDIGSGVTRYLAFNHPELLTGIHLTDIGIIRNLLAVQDKSGLSEEELLYIKNTSQWMADEGGYMSIQSTKPQTLAYGLNDSPVGLAAWIIEKFHAWSDCKGDLRNSFSEDELLTNIMIYWVTHTAGSTANIYYENTHSLPPLGRIEVPAGIAIFPGDVALPPREWADRNLNITRWTTMPRGGHFTAMEDPAPLAKDIREFFRALRG; encoded by the coding sequence ATGCCGATTGAACGGTTTCAAATCCATGTGTCTGATGAAATCCTTGAAGATCTGAAATACAGACTGGATCATGTCCGCTGGCCCGATCCATTAGAGGGTTCTGACTGGGAACGGGGTTCGGATCAGAGTTATTTACGGTCGCTCGTTACGTATTGGCGGGAGCAGTTTGACTGGCGTGCCAGAGAAGCCGAGTTGAACCGCTTGTCACATTTTCGCTGTAACGTCGATGGAATCGATGTGCATTTCGTGCACGAGCGCGGCAAAGGGCCTAATCCGCAGCCAATTATCCTTACGCACGGATGGCCGGACAGCTTTGTGCGATACGAGAAGATTATCCCTATGCTTACGGACCCTGAACGTTATGGCGGGAATCCCGAAGACTCCTTCGATGTCATTGTCCCTTCCGTGCCCGGATTCGGCTTCTCTAATGGCCTGAAACGCGCTGGTGTGAATAATGCCTATGTTGCTGAGCTGTGGGCCAGACTAATGACCGAACATCTGGGCTACCCGAAATTCGCTGCGGCAGGCGGGGATATCGGATCTGGTGTTACACGGTATCTGGCATTCAATCATCCTGAACTTCTGACCGGCATACATCTTACCGACATCGGCATCATCCGGAATCTTCTGGCTGTGCAGGATAAGTCAGGGCTGTCTGAAGAAGAGCTCCTGTACATCAAGAATACTTCGCAATGGATGGCTGATGAAGGCGGGTACATGTCGATTCAATCGACGAAGCCACAGACGCTTGCCTACGGACTGAACGACTCACCTGTAGGATTGGCAGCTTGGATTATTGAGAAATTCCATGCATGGAGTGATTGCAAGGGTGACCTAAGGAACAGCTTTAGCGAGGATGAACTGCTTACGAATATTATGATCTATTGGGTTACCCATACAGCAGGGTCAACAGCGAATATCTATTACGAGAACACACATTCGCTGCCGCCTCTGGGGCGCATTGAGGTGCCCGCCGGAATAGCTATTTTCCCGGGAGATGTCGCCTTGCCGCCCCGGGAATGGGCTGACCGCAATCTGAATATCACCCGCTGGACAACCATGCCCCGCGGCGGACATTTCACAGCCATGGAAGATCCCGCGCCTCTGGCTAAAGACATCCGTGAATTTTTCAGAGCATTAAGAGGATAA
- a CDS encoding ATP-binding cassette domain-containing protein, which yields MNEMNQEYIVISGARENNLKNVSLRIPKRKITIFTGVSGSGKSSIVFDTIAAESTRLLNENFSMFVRTFLPRYPQPDTDGIENLSMAVIVDQKRLGGGSHSTMGTITDISPILRLLYSRVGQPHVGGVNMFSFNDPQGMCPECNGIGRKLGVDMSRAVDMSKSLNDGALMLPDYAVGGWDWNMIVQAGDFDLDKKLSEYSDAELEQLLHGKARKVKMDFAGKATNITVEGVIEKFTGKYIKQDVKTKSERTQKMVAPFITEGTCSSCHGARLSQAALSCRINGRNIAELSAMEVGQLIRTIREIEEPAAAPVVKSLAERLQHLVDIGLDYLTLDRETDTLSGGESQRVKMVKHLSGSLVDVTYIFDEPSVGLHPRDVHRLNELLEKLRDKGNTVIVVEHDPDVIKLADHIVDVGPHAGSRGGNIVYEGSFQGLLESGTLTGTYMKRPLQLKQDCRASSGRLSIQNASLHNLQNVSVDIPTGVLTVVTGVAGSGKSTLINDVFLSQHPDTIVIDQSAIGVSTRSNPATYTGIMDDVRKAFAAANKVNQGLFSFNSKGACENCQGLGVVYTDLGFLDSVKLPCEVCGGRRFKEEVLAYKLNGKSIAEVLEMTVEQALEFFQLKEVVRKLQAMSDVGLNYITLGQPLSTLSGGECQRIKLASELHKKGSIYVMDEPTTGLHMSDIGHLMEIMNRLVDAGNTVIVIEHNLDVISQADWIIDMGPDGGSKGGEVVFEGTPSQIIDAEHSITGRYLA from the coding sequence ATGAACGAAATGAATCAGGAGTATATCGTGATATCCGGTGCAAGGGAGAACAATCTTAAGAACGTATCCTTGCGTATCCCGAAACGAAAAATTACCATCTTCACCGGAGTATCCGGCTCCGGCAAGTCATCCATCGTCTTCGATACGATTGCTGCTGAATCCACGCGGCTGCTGAACGAGAACTTCAGCATGTTCGTGCGAACCTTCCTTCCGCGTTATCCGCAGCCGGATACAGACGGGATCGAGAACCTGAGCATGGCTGTTATCGTAGATCAGAAGCGGCTGGGCGGCGGTTCTCATTCCACGATGGGTACGATAACCGACATCTCGCCTATTCTCCGTCTGCTGTACTCCAGGGTGGGACAGCCCCATGTAGGCGGAGTGAACATGTTCTCGTTCAACGATCCGCAAGGGATGTGTCCCGAATGTAACGGGATCGGCCGCAAGCTGGGGGTCGATATGAGCCGGGCCGTGGACATGTCCAAGTCGTTGAATGATGGAGCCCTCATGCTGCCGGATTATGCAGTCGGCGGCTGGGATTGGAACATGATCGTGCAGGCGGGTGACTTCGATCTGGACAAGAAGCTAAGCGAATATTCAGATGCGGAGCTGGAACAGCTGCTGCACGGCAAGGCCAGGAAAGTGAAGATGGATTTTGCCGGGAAGGCAACTAACATTACGGTAGAAGGTGTTATTGAGAAGTTCACGGGCAAGTATATCAAACAGGATGTGAAGACCAAATCTGAGCGTACGCAAAAAATGGTCGCCCCGTTCATCACCGAAGGCACCTGCTCCAGCTGCCATGGAGCAAGACTTAGCCAGGCTGCGCTCAGCTGCCGGATCAATGGAAGGAACATTGCGGAGCTGTCCGCTATGGAAGTCGGGCAGCTTATCCGCACCATCCGGGAGATAGAGGAACCTGCCGCAGCTCCGGTCGTCAAGTCGCTGGCGGAGCGGCTGCAGCATCTGGTCGATATCGGGCTGGACTACCTGACGCTGGACCGTGAGACCGATACGCTATCCGGCGGAGAATCACAGCGCGTCAAGATGGTGAAGCATCTAAGCGGCAGCCTGGTGGATGTCACCTACATCTTCGATGAGCCCAGCGTCGGTCTGCACCCGCGGGATGTCCACCGGTTAAATGAGCTGCTGGAGAAGCTTCGCGACAAAGGGAATACCGTCATTGTCGTTGAACATGATCCCGATGTTATCAAGCTGGCGGATCATATTGTCGATGTCGGGCCTCACGCCGGCAGCCGCGGCGGTAATATTGTCTATGAAGGCAGCTTCCAGGGGTTGCTGGAATCAGGAACGCTGACAGGCACTTATATGAAACGTCCGCTTCAGCTGAAGCAGGATTGCAGGGCGTCTTCCGGCAGGCTGTCCATCCAGAATGCCTCTCTGCACAACTTGCAGAATGTAAGTGTGGATATTCCTACAGGAGTACTTACAGTGGTAACAGGTGTCGCAGGCTCGGGCAAAAGTACGCTGATTAATGATGTCTTCCTCAGTCAGCATCCGGATACGATCGTTATTGACCAATCGGCGATTGGCGTCTCAACACGCTCCAATCCCGCTACCTACACGGGGATTATGGATGATGTCCGCAAGGCTTTTGCCGCAGCCAATAAGGTAAATCAAGGGCTGTTCAGCTTCAACTCCAAGGGCGCCTGCGAGAATTGCCAGGGACTTGGTGTCGTGTACACAGACCTTGGTTTCCTCGACAGCGTGAAGCTGCCCTGCGAAGTGTGCGGAGGCAGACGGTTCAAGGAGGAAGTGCTTGCCTACAAGCTGAACGGCAAATCCATTGCCGAGGTGCTGGAGATGACTGTTGAACAGGCTCTTGAGTTCTTCCAGCTCAAAGAGGTGGTGCGCAAGCTTCAGGCTATGAGTGATGTGGGGCTAAACTATATTACACTCGGCCAGCCGCTCAGCACGCTCTCGGGCGGAGAATGCCAGCGCATTAAGCTGGCCAGCGAGCTGCATAAGAAAGGCAGCATCTATGTGATGGATGAGCCGACGACCGGCCTGCATATGTCCGACATCGGCCACCTCATGGAGATCATGAACCGGCTGGTGGATGCCGGCAATACGGTGATCGTCATCGAGCATAATCTCGATGTGATCAGCCAGGCAGACTGGATCATCGACATGGGGCCGGACGGAGGCAGCAAGGGCGGCGAGGTCGTATTCGAGGGCACACCTTCGCAGATTATTGATGCGGAGCATTCAATTACGGGAAGATATTTGGCGTAG
- a CDS encoding low molecular weight protein tyrosine phosphatase family protein, which produces MKLLFICSRNKWRSLTAEKIFDGYNGYEARSAGTEEGARIQVTEGHIGWSDLIFVMEKKHTRRLRDKFADSLRNKQVICLDIPDDYRFMDEELIEILKSRVSEYIEVPE; this is translated from the coding sequence ATTAAACTACTCTTTATCTGCAGCCGGAATAAGTGGCGCAGTTTGACTGCTGAGAAGATTTTTGACGGATATAACGGTTACGAAGCAAGGTCGGCAGGCACGGAAGAAGGAGCAAGAATACAGGTGACCGAAGGACATATCGGATGGTCGGATCTGATATTCGTAATGGAGAAGAAGCATACAAGAAGGCTAAGGGACAAATTTGCAGACTCCCTAAGGAACAAACAGGTAATCTGTCTTGATATCCCGGACGACTATAGATTTATGGATGAAGAACTAATAGAAATCCTGAAATCCAGAGTATCCGAATATATTGAAGTTCCTGAATAA
- a CDS encoding class I SAM-dependent methyltransferase produces the protein MDRIANIRSEEKKYHDDCYDTYDLFKPGSWLHRPVKTVISLLEEYKEREYLSVLDLGSGIGRNSIPIAESLKHRNGKVVCVDLLESAIDKLYHYSKEFGVEQYIVARLSDIEQFNIEPDEYDIIVAVSSLEHISSEQALERKLQEMNAGTKRNGANCIIIASNIREVNLAQVEELDPMFEVNLTTARMFELLDQQYAGWKVERRFVKPLEYEISRKGEPVRLTSDCITFVAKKS, from the coding sequence ATGGACAGAATAGCCAACATCAGATCCGAAGAGAAGAAATATCATGATGACTGTTACGATACATACGACTTATTCAAGCCAGGGTCCTGGCTTCACAGGCCTGTTAAGACGGTGATCAGCCTTTTAGAGGAATATAAGGAGCGGGAATACTTAAGTGTGCTGGATTTGGGATCGGGGATCGGCCGGAACAGCATTCCTATCGCTGAATCTTTGAAGCACAGAAATGGTAAAGTGGTATGCGTTGACCTGCTGGAATCGGCTATAGATAAACTATATCATTACAGTAAGGAATTTGGAGTTGAGCAATACATAGTGGCAAGGTTATCCGATATTGAACAGTTTAACATTGAACCGGATGAGTATGATATTATCGTAGCCGTATCTTCTTTAGAGCATATCAGTTCGGAACAGGCACTGGAGCGGAAACTGCAGGAAATGAATGCCGGAACGAAACGAAATGGAGCGAATTGTATTATTATCGCTTCGAACATTCGTGAAGTTAACCTCGCACAAGTGGAAGAACTCGATCCCATGTTTGAAGTGAATCTAACTACGGCAAGAATGTTCGAGCTGCTGGATCAGCAGTATGCCGGCTGGAAAGTTGAGCGACGCTTCGTAAAACCGCTGGAATATGAAATCAGCAGAAAGGGTGAACCTGTCAGGCTGACTTCGGATTGTATAACGTTTGTGGCTAAGAAGAGCTGA
- a CDS encoding FprA family A-type flavoprotein, with the protein MSTQFKQIAGDTYWVGKIDNRQVPFHRLILAKGTTYNSYLLKTGKPTVIDTVDMEFGREYAECLAGMIDLMDIHYIVINHTEPDHSGGLAALASQALNATIVCTEIAVPELQEMYKLHSRNFLVVKDGDTLDIGGKTLLFKETPYLHTAETMITYCIEDQILFPCDIFSTHVAVENLFSDEAGFDITEDYKGYYAAIIHPHRRYVRTLLEAVKDLDIRMIAPSHGFLIREDIPKFIDLYATMSRETTQGKKAVIVYTTIKNSTKKMAKIIQECLQENNIGTEVWDADKSSTADILNSIASADAVFIGSSTKYADMIGNLEDVLKELQHMNLEGKLAASFGSYGWSGEAIEVIQDYLNGTNMTVQSTSEVIKTTGMTHVEFPVRVRFSPKEPEKVQKIKNAAEFVSDLLLSSI; encoded by the coding sequence ATGAGTACACAATTCAAACAAATCGCCGGGGATACTTACTGGGTAGGCAAAATAGATAACCGTCAGGTTCCGTTTCACCGCCTGATTCTGGCTAAAGGAACAACCTATAATTCCTATCTGTTAAAAACGGGCAAGCCGACCGTGATTGATACGGTAGATATGGAGTTCGGCCGTGAATATGCCGAGTGTCTCGCCGGTATGATTGACCTCATGGATATTCATTACATCGTAATTAACCATACGGAGCCCGACCATTCCGGCGGCCTGGCAGCCCTTGCATCCCAGGCGCTAAATGCCACGATCGTGTGCACCGAAATCGCTGTGCCGGAACTGCAGGAAATGTATAAGCTGCACAGCCGGAACTTCCTGGTCGTTAAAGATGGCGATACGCTGGATATCGGCGGAAAAACACTGCTGTTCAAAGAAACGCCGTACCTTCATACTGCTGAGACGATGATTACGTATTGTATCGAGGATCAGATCCTGTTCCCCTGCGATATCTTCAGTACACATGTAGCTGTGGAGAATCTGTTCAGTGATGAAGCGGGATTTGATATCACCGAAGATTACAAGGGCTATTATGCCGCCATTATTCATCCGCACAGAAGATATGTAAGAACACTGCTGGAAGCGGTCAAGGATCTGGATATCCGCATGATTGCCCCATCCCATGGATTCCTGATCCGGGAGGATATCCCTAAATTCATTGATCTGTACGCCACGATGAGCCGCGAAACAACTCAGGGTAAAAAAGCAGTCATTGTATATACCACCATCAAGAACAGCACGAAGAAAATGGCCAAAATCATTCAGGAATGCCTGCAGGAGAATAATATTGGAACAGAAGTCTGGGATGCGGATAAAAGCAGCACTGCGGATATTCTGAACAGCATTGCTTCTGCAGACGCGGTCTTTATCGGCAGCTCTACTAAATATGCGGACATGATCGGGAACCTGGAGGATGTGCTGAAGGAGCTGCAGCATATGAATCTGGAAGGCAAGCTTGCGGCATCTTTTGGCTCGTACGGCTGGAGTGGAGAAGCCATCGAGGTCATTCAGGACTATCTGAACGGAACGAATATGACCGTGCAAAGCACTTCGGAGGTCATTAAAACCACCGGCATGACACATGTTGAATTCCCGGTTAGAGTAAGATTCTCCCCTAAAGAGCCAGAGAAGGTCCAGAAAATTAAAAATGCGGCTGAATTTGTATCGGATCTGCTGCTGAGCTCAATTTAG
- a CDS encoding NAD(P)/FAD-dependent oxidoreductase, translated as MTKHYVIVGGGVSAVHAAKAIRDQDSEAEISILGEESGLPYNRIKLTKGLFTDLHSEKVLIKKEKWYRDNRINVKTSTRITSIQPDRRMVETEDGQRVEYHKLLLCMGARNRALSIEGAGLHNVHTIRDMNDADRLKDSLQDGSRVAVIGGGVQGIETAWALFEAGYEVTVIEAAPSLMGRQLDGHSSSLLRETLKQSGVKVILQAGVTSITGTDYVTGITLDDGSNLPCDHVVYSIGIVPNTALVSGSAIQVRNGIIVNEQLQTSDPNIFAAGDVAEINGHVEGLWGGAIEQGRIAGSNMADSLTVYRRAVPVTLFNAFGISLFSIGNTDERQCDVAVSGEENGAYTRIYVKDNTITGALSWQGAAASLTYKSAVEQGISLTGIHLAGNNIEAIMAEVQTRLN; from the coding sequence ATGACGAAGCATTATGTAATTGTTGGCGGCGGCGTATCCGCCGTCCATGCAGCTAAAGCAATCCGCGATCAGGACTCGGAAGCAGAAATATCGATTCTAGGTGAGGAAAGCGGGCTTCCGTATAACCGGATTAAGCTGACCAAAGGCCTGTTCACCGACCTGCACAGCGAGAAGGTGCTGATCAAGAAAGAGAAGTGGTACCGGGATAACCGTATAAACGTCAAGACCTCAACCCGGATCACCTCGATCCAGCCGGATCGCCGGATGGTAGAGACAGAAGACGGCCAGCGGGTGGAGTATCATAAGCTGCTGTTGTGTATGGGCGCGAGGAACCGCGCACTCTCTATCGAAGGTGCCGGACTTCACAATGTCCATACTATCAGAGACATGAACGATGCGGACCGGTTAAAAGATAGTCTGCAGGATGGAAGCCGCGTAGCCGTAATTGGCGGAGGTGTCCAGGGCATCGAGACGGCTTGGGCCTTGTTCGAAGCAGGTTACGAGGTAACCGTGATCGAAGCAGCCCCGTCCCTGATGGGCAGACAGCTGGACGGGCACTCTTCCAGCCTGCTTAGGGAGACTTTGAAACAATCCGGAGTGAAGGTGATTCTGCAAGCAGGAGTAACCTCTATTACGGGTACAGACTATGTTACCGGGATTACGCTGGACGATGGTTCTAATCTCCCGTGTGACCATGTTGTATACTCTATCGGAATTGTCCCGAACACGGCGCTTGTAAGCGGATCGGCTATACAAGTCCGGAACGGCATTATTGTAAACGAACAATTGCAAACCAGCGATCCGAACATCTTTGCTGCCGGTGATGTTGCTGAAATTAACGGGCATGTTGAAGGACTATGGGGCGGTGCAATAGAACAGGGAAGGATTGCCGGCAGCAACATGGCTGACAGTCTGACCGTTTACCGCAGAGCGGTTCCGGTTACTTTGTTTAATGCTTTTGGGATTTCTCTGTTCTCCATTGGCAACACAGATGAACGGCAATGCGATGTGGCGGTCAGCGGAGAAGAGAATGGCGCCTATACGCGGATCTATGTGAAAGATAATACAATTACCGGTGCGTTATCCTGGCAAGGAGCCGCTGCCTCCCTGACGTATAAGTCGGCTGTAGAACAGGGGATCAGCCTGACCGGAATTCATCTTGCCGGCAATAACATAGAAGCCATTATGGCTGAAGTACAAACCCGATTGAACTAA
- the rd gene encoding rubredoxin: MKKYICTPCGYIYDPAIGDPDEDVAAGTAFEDLPEDWVCPVCGEDTSHFVAVEDKKSVTH, from the coding sequence ATGAAGAAATACATCTGTACACCCTGCGGCTATATCTATGACCCGGCAATAGGCGATCCTGATGAGGACGTAGCCGCCGGCACCGCGTTTGAAGATTTGCCTGAAGACTGGGTATGTCCGGTCTGCGGAGAGGATACAAGTCACTTCGTAGCAGTTGAAGATAAGAAATCTGTTACTCATTAG
- a CDS encoding Crp/Fnr family transcriptional regulator — protein MKEHSCQHAAEPCTRKVPIFAALTDDDLTRISAMIKHRKFTKGQPLILEGAPSDTLYIIQQGHVKLSKMTPEGKEQILHILTNGDFFGELSIFNSDELSNFNAYALKDTNICMLTRNDMEHLMTDNPEISLRLLKSVTKRLAHTENLAQSLATKDPEIRIACMIMELSDKYGKRHGSRIHIDLPLSREELASYVGVTRETISRKFSRFEDSGLIKLIGNKQMVLMDPAGVEKYMGN, from the coding sequence ATGAAAGAGCACTCCTGCCAGCACGCCGCAGAACCTTGTACACGCAAGGTACCGATTTTTGCTGCATTGACGGACGATGACCTCACCAGAATTAGCGCCATGATTAAGCACCGCAAGTTTACCAAAGGTCAGCCGTTAATTCTTGAAGGGGCGCCGTCAGATACGCTGTACATTATTCAACAGGGGCATGTGAAGCTATCCAAAATGACTCCTGAAGGCAAGGAACAAATCCTGCACATTCTGACGAATGGGGATTTCTTCGGGGAGCTCAGTATTTTTAACAGTGATGAGCTTAGTAATTTTAACGCATATGCCCTGAAAGACACTAATATTTGTATGCTGACCCGGAATGATATGGAGCATTTAATGACGGATAATCCGGAGATCTCTCTACGGCTGCTGAAAAGTGTAACCAAAAGACTCGCCCATACGGAGAATCTGGCGCAGAGTCTGGCGACCAAAGATCCGGAGATCCGGATTGCCTGCATGATCATGGAACTCAGTGACAAATACGGCAAGCGGCATGGAAGCCGTATTCATATTGATCTTCCGCTGTCCCGTGAAGAGCTGGCTAGTTATGTCGGGGTGACCCGCGAGACCATTAGCAGGAAGTTCTCCAGGTTTGAGGATTCGGGCCTGATCAAGCTGATTGGTAATAAACAGATGGTGCTCATGGATCCGGCCGGTGTGGAGAAGTATATGGGAAATTGA